Proteins encoded together in one Streptomyces sp. TLI_171 window:
- a CDS encoding cytochrome ubiquinol oxidase subunit I → MDLAVAHETISRWQFGITTVYHFLFVPLTISLASIVAGLQTAWVRTGKEKYFHATKFWGRLFLINIAMGVVTGIVQEFQFGMNWSDYSRFVGDVFGAPLAMEALIAFFFESTFIGLWIFGWDRLPKKIHLACIWMVAIGTALSAYFILAANSWMQHPVGYRIDPATGKAQLTDIARVLFQNTTLVQVFHTLTAAFLTGAAFVVGISSFHLWRAKRGKETDRRRTAAMRTSLRFGLAIAVVAGLGTAVSGDTLGKVMFEQQPMKMAAAEALWDTQAPAPFSVFAIGDVSKGHNSVELEIPGILSFLAHNDFSSAVPGINDTARAEAAQYGGQPEDYIPNIFVTYWGFRLMIGFGMTSFVAALIGLWTTRRKFWLAPEHRTAEDEPPKLMLTRKREMNVFFTRWSWRIGILTMGFPLIANSFGWIFTEMGRQPWVVFGLMRTRDAVSPNVTVGTQVVGLTTLTVLYAILAVIEVKLLAKYAAAGPDVDEQPLAKDPTLRGPSDEDADKPLAFAY, encoded by the coding sequence GTGGATCTAGCAGTCGCTCACGAGACCATCTCCCGATGGCAGTTCGGCATCACCACCGTCTACCACTTCCTCTTCGTCCCGCTCACGATCAGCCTGGCCTCGATCGTCGCCGGCCTGCAGACGGCCTGGGTGCGCACCGGCAAGGAGAAGTACTTCCACGCCACCAAGTTCTGGGGCAGGCTCTTCCTGATCAACATCGCCATGGGCGTGGTCACCGGCATCGTCCAGGAGTTCCAGTTCGGCATGAACTGGTCCGACTACTCCCGCTTCGTAGGCGACGTGTTCGGCGCCCCGCTGGCGATGGAGGCGCTGATCGCGTTCTTCTTCGAGTCCACCTTCATCGGCCTCTGGATCTTCGGCTGGGACCGGCTGCCGAAGAAGATCCACCTGGCCTGCATCTGGATGGTGGCGATCGGCACCGCGCTCTCCGCGTACTTCATCCTGGCCGCCAACTCCTGGATGCAGCACCCCGTCGGCTACCGGATCGACCCCGCCACCGGGAAGGCCCAGCTCACCGACATCGCCCGGGTGCTGTTCCAGAACACCACCCTGGTCCAGGTCTTCCACACCCTCACCGCCGCGTTCCTCACCGGCGCCGCCTTCGTGGTCGGCATCTCCAGCTTCCACCTGTGGCGGGCCAAGCGCGGCAAGGAGACCGACCGGCGCAGGACCGCCGCGATGCGCACCTCGCTGCGCTTCGGCCTGGCCATCGCGGTGGTGGCCGGCCTCGGCACCGCGGTCAGCGGCGACACCCTCGGCAAGGTGATGTTCGAGCAGCAGCCGATGAAGATGGCCGCCGCCGAAGCGCTCTGGGACACCCAGGCCCCCGCGCCGTTCTCGGTGTTCGCGATCGGCGACGTCTCCAAGGGCCACAACTCGGTCGAGCTGGAGATCCCCGGGATACTGTCCTTCCTCGCCCACAACGACTTCTCCTCGGCGGTGCCCGGCATCAACGACACCGCCCGGGCGGAGGCCGCCCAGTACGGCGGGCAGCCCGAGGACTACATCCCCAACATCTTCGTCACCTACTGGGGATTCCGGCTGATGATCGGCTTCGGCATGACGTCCTTCGTCGCCGCGCTGATCGGCCTGTGGACCACCCGCCGGAAGTTCTGGCTGGCCCCCGAGCACCGCACCGCGGAGGACGAGCCGCCCAAGCTGATGCTCACCAGGAAGCGCGAGATGAACGTCTTCTTCACCCGCTGGAGCTGGCGGATCGGCATCCTCACCATGGGCTTCCCGCTGATCGCCAACAGCTTCGGCTGGATCTTCACCGAGATGGGCCGCCAGCCCTGGGTGGTGTTCGGCCTGATGCGCACCCGCGACGCGGTCTCCCCCAACGTCACCGTCGGCACCCAGGTCGTCGGCCTGACCACGCTGACCGTGCTCTACGCGATCCTCGCCGTCATCGAGGTCAAGCTGCTCGCCAAGTACGCCGCGGCCGGCCCCGACGTCGACGAGCAGCCCCTCGCCAAGGACCCGACGCTGCGCGGCCCCTCCGACGAGGACGCCGACAAGCCCCTCGCCTTCGCGTACTGA
- the cydD gene encoding thiol reductant ABC exporter subunit CydD, with protein MRPIDPRLLAHARTTRAFLAGSVLLGGVGAALLVAQAALIASLVVGAFQDGESSLWGPLAGLAAVAAGRALVAWLTELTAHRSVAAVKSTLRRRLLDHATALGPGYLVGRRTGDLATLATRGIDALDDYFARYLPQLALAVVVPLVVLARIVGADWESAAIICVTLPLIPLFMILIGHATQARTDRQFAGLARLSHHFLDVVAGLPTLKVFGRAKAQAAAIGRITEDYRRATLRTLRLAFVSSFALELLSTLSVALVAVSIGFRLVRGTLDLETGLLVLVLAPEVYLPLRQVGALYHSSAEGLTAAGKIFEVLETPLPEGGTRPAPTAVGLRTEDLTVRHPGRAEDTLHRLSLEIPAGRTTVLTGPSGAGKTTLVQALLGFVRPDSGRILIGDQPLDRTDLHSWHAKIAWVPQHPHLFAGTVAENVRLARPDATDTDLAAALTAARVDFATPATRLAENGHGLSAGQRQRLALARALLADRPLLVLDEPTAHLDPVTEAALLDTLRTLDRTVLLITHRPSLIGLADHHVHLPPAQPRSQGREEPPAAATTVVAPRHPEQAPPAGPPAELPPASDPPREPRLWPAVVLGSLALGCAVALMGTSGWLISRASEMPPVLYLMVAVTSVRAFGIGRSVFRYAERLVSHDAVLKALGGVRTSVYRRLEQLAPAALPQFRRGDLLSRLVADVDAVQDHHLRWRLPAAVAAVVSLAASAALAAFLPLAGLALALGLLLAGAAVPALEHRISGRTERRHAPARGELATAVLDTLTGTAELTVAGALPRRLQATRDADAALTRLAARSAALAALSAGLVALISGLTVVAASAAGVRGVADGALPGVCLAVVVLTPLAAFEAVAGMPTAVRFRERARASRERLAEVLAAPVPVVEPAAPRDLPADQLPIRVTDLTVRWPGAERAALHHLDLELTPGRRIAVVGPSGSGKTTLAQALLRFVEPAAGSVVLAAGRPQAVDIRELAGEDVRRTVGLCAQDAHVFDSSVRENLRLARPEANEEELRAALAKARLLDWVDGLPDGLDTLVGEHGARLSGGQRQRLALARALLADFPVLVLDEPAEHLDVTTADALTADLLTATEGRTTLLITHRLAGLHDGCIDEVLVLDGGRVAERGRWSDLATRPTSRLAGMIAQERPAAPTPA; from the coding sequence ATGCGCCCGATCGACCCCCGGCTGCTGGCGCACGCCCGCACCACCCGCGCCTTCCTCGCCGGATCCGTCCTCCTCGGCGGGGTGGGCGCGGCCCTGCTGGTCGCCCAGGCCGCACTCATCGCCTCGCTGGTCGTGGGCGCGTTCCAGGACGGCGAGTCCTCGCTCTGGGGACCGCTGGCCGGCCTGGCCGCCGTCGCGGCCGGCCGCGCCCTGGTCGCCTGGCTCACCGAACTCACCGCCCACCGCTCGGTCGCCGCGGTGAAGTCCACGCTGCGCCGCCGACTGCTCGACCACGCCACCGCCCTCGGCCCGGGCTACCTCGTCGGCCGCCGCACCGGCGACCTCGCCACCCTCGCCACCCGCGGCATCGACGCCCTCGACGACTACTTCGCCCGCTACCTCCCGCAACTCGCCCTCGCCGTGGTCGTCCCGCTGGTCGTGCTCGCCCGGATCGTCGGCGCGGACTGGGAGTCCGCCGCGATCATCTGCGTCACCCTGCCGCTGATCCCGCTCTTCATGATCCTGATCGGCCACGCCACCCAGGCCCGGACGGACCGCCAGTTCGCCGGCCTGGCACGGCTCTCCCACCACTTCCTCGACGTGGTCGCCGGCCTCCCCACCCTGAAGGTCTTCGGCCGGGCCAAGGCCCAGGCCGCCGCGATCGGCCGGATCACCGAGGACTACCGCCGCGCCACCCTGCGCACCCTGCGGCTCGCCTTCGTCTCCTCCTTCGCCCTGGAACTCCTCTCCACCCTCTCGGTCGCCCTGGTCGCCGTCTCGATCGGCTTCCGCCTGGTGCGCGGCACCCTCGACCTGGAGACCGGCCTGCTGGTCCTGGTCCTCGCCCCCGAGGTCTACCTGCCGCTGCGCCAGGTCGGCGCGCTCTACCACTCCAGCGCGGAGGGCCTGACGGCCGCCGGGAAGATCTTCGAGGTGCTGGAGACCCCGCTGCCCGAGGGCGGCACCCGCCCCGCGCCGACCGCCGTCGGCCTGCGGACCGAGGACCTGACGGTCCGTCATCCGGGCCGCGCCGAAGACACCCTGCACCGGCTCTCGCTGGAGATCCCGGCCGGCCGCACCACCGTGCTCACCGGCCCCAGCGGCGCCGGCAAGACCACCCTGGTGCAGGCCCTGCTCGGCTTCGTCCGCCCCGACTCCGGACGGATCCTGATCGGGGACCAGCCGCTCGACCGGACCGACCTGCACAGCTGGCACGCCAAGATCGCCTGGGTCCCGCAACACCCCCACCTGTTCGCCGGAACCGTCGCCGAGAACGTCCGGCTGGCCCGCCCCGACGCCACCGACACCGACCTCGCCGCCGCTCTCACCGCCGCCCGGGTCGACTTCGCGACCCCCGCCACCCGCCTCGCCGAGAACGGCCACGGCCTCTCCGCCGGCCAGCGCCAGCGCCTCGCCCTGGCCCGCGCCCTGCTCGCCGACCGGCCCCTGCTCGTCCTCGACGAACCCACCGCCCACCTGGACCCGGTGACGGAGGCCGCGCTGCTGGACACCCTCCGCACCCTCGACCGCACCGTCCTCCTGATCACCCACCGCCCGTCCCTGATCGGCCTCGCCGACCACCACGTGCACCTCCCGCCGGCGCAACCCCGCAGCCAGGGGCGGGAGGAGCCGCCCGCGGCGGCAACGACCGTGGTCGCGCCCCGGCACCCCGAGCAGGCGCCGCCTGCCGGGCCGCCCGCGGAACTCCCGCCCGCGAGCGACCCGCCCCGGGAGCCCCGCCTGTGGCCCGCCGTCGTCCTCGGATCGCTCGCCCTCGGCTGCGCCGTCGCCCTGATGGGCACCTCCGGCTGGCTGATCTCCCGTGCCTCCGAGATGCCGCCGGTGCTCTACCTGATGGTGGCCGTGACCTCGGTCCGCGCGTTCGGCATCGGGCGGAGCGTGTTCCGGTACGCCGAGCGGCTGGTCTCGCACGACGCCGTGCTGAAGGCCCTCGGCGGGGTCCGGACGTCCGTCTACCGGCGGCTGGAGCAGCTCGCCCCCGCCGCACTCCCCCAGTTCCGGCGCGGCGACCTGCTGTCCCGGCTGGTCGCCGACGTGGACGCCGTCCAGGACCACCACCTGCGCTGGCGGCTCCCGGCCGCCGTCGCCGCCGTGGTCTCGCTGGCCGCGTCCGCGGCGCTGGCCGCGTTCCTGCCGCTCGCCGGGCTGGCGCTCGCGCTCGGCCTGCTGCTGGCGGGCGCCGCCGTACCGGCACTGGAGCACCGGATCTCCGGCCGGACCGAGCGCCGGCACGCCCCGGCCCGCGGCGAACTCGCGACGGCCGTGCTGGACACCCTGACGGGCACCGCCGAACTGACCGTCGCGGGCGCCCTCCCGCGACGGCTGCAGGCGACCCGCGACGCCGACGCGGCGCTGACCCGGCTGGCCGCCCGCTCCGCCGCCCTCGCCGCGCTCTCGGCCGGGCTGGTCGCGCTGATCTCGGGCCTGACGGTGGTCGCGGCCTCCGCGGCCGGGGTGCGCGGCGTCGCGGACGGCGCGCTGCCGGGCGTGTGCCTGGCCGTGGTGGTGCTGACCCCGCTCGCCGCGTTCGAGGCGGTCGCCGGGATGCCCACGGCGGTGCGGTTCCGTGAGCGGGCCCGCGCCTCCCGCGAACGGCTCGCCGAGGTGCTGGCGGCGCCCGTGCCCGTCGTCGAACCCGCCGCCCCCCGCGACCTGCCAGCCGATCAACTGCCCATCCGGGTGACCGATCTGACGGTGCGCTGGCCGGGCGCCGAACGCGCGGCCCTGCACCACCTCGACCTGGAGCTGACCCCCGGCCGCCGGATCGCCGTGGTGGGCCCGTCCGGGTCGGGCAAGACCACGCTCGCGCAGGCGCTGCTGCGCTTCGTCGAGCCGGCCGCCGGATCGGTGGTGCTGGCGGCCGGTCGTCCACAGGCTGTGGATATCCGCGAGCTGGCGGGCGAGGACGTCCGGCGGACGGTCGGGCTGTGCGCGCAGGACGCGCACGTGTTCGACAGCTCGGTGCGGGAGAACCTGCGGCTGGCCCGCCCGGAGGCGAACGAGGAAGAACTGCGCGCGGCCCTGGCCAAGGCCCGCCTGCTGGACTGGGTGGACGGCCTGCCGGACGGGCTGGACACCCTGGTGGGCGAGCACGGCGCCCGCCTCTCCGGCGGCCAGCGGCAGCGGCTGGCGCTGGCCCGGGCCCTGCTCGCGGACTTCCCGGTCCTGGTCCTCGACGAGCCGGCCGAACACCTGGACGTGACGACCGCCGACGCCCTGACCGCCGACCTCCTGACCGCCACCGAAGGCCGGACCACCCTGCTGATCACCCACCGCCTGGCGGGCCTCCACGACGGCTGCATCGACGAGGTCCTGGTCCTGGACGGCGGCCGAGTGGCCGAACGCGGCCGCTGGTCCGACCTGGCCACCCGCCCCACCAGCCGCCTGGCCGGAATGATCGCCCAGGAACGCCCCGCCGCGCCCACCCCCGCCTGA
- a CDS encoding cell wall metabolism sensor histidine kinase WalK: MARFSLRVRLLVLALLLVTTGLVLSDTLVLGTVRGQLVGRADQQLGRFAEPLSRRAPSRQTPVSVFSPQSVTRRAAQSLPSEYVVRYLGADGEVLSVIRQPVSDSDPAPQLPNLNRAALAKRENEPYTTRAGRGVEWRTLVLPLQRTTGTDAAAPRYVQVAVPLEEVESTISHLRTTFFTIGAAVLVGIAGLGAIAVRAGLRPLRQLEAGAQRIADGDLSHRMPELPARTEAGRLSAALNGMLAHIEKAFADRAASEQRMRRFVADASHELRTPLAGIRGFAELHRMGALQDVDRAMDRIESEAVRMGGLVEDLLTLARLDEERPLNLAPMDLRTLAADALHDLTALDPGRPVALTGPNGEGAPQPAPVLGDEARLRQVVTNLVGNAVKHTPPGTAVRIGVGRADGGCLLEVADHGPGLTEDQAALVFERFYRADASRSRRAGGGGGAGLGLAIATALVSAHGGELTLHTAPGEGAAFRMSLPRQR, from the coding sequence ATGGCCCGCTTCTCGCTGCGCGTCCGGCTGCTGGTGCTGGCCCTGCTGCTGGTCACCACCGGTCTGGTGCTCAGCGACACGCTGGTGCTCGGCACCGTCCGCGGGCAGTTGGTCGGGCGCGCCGACCAGCAGTTGGGCCGGTTCGCGGAGCCGCTGTCCCGGCGGGCCCCGTCCCGGCAGACCCCGGTGTCGGTGTTCAGCCCGCAGAGCGTCACCCGCCGGGCGGCGCAGAGCCTGCCCAGCGAGTACGTGGTGCGCTACCTGGGCGCGGACGGCGAGGTGCTGTCGGTGATCCGGCAGCCGGTGTCCGACTCCGACCCGGCCCCGCAGCTGCCCAACCTGAACCGGGCGGCGCTCGCCAAGCGCGAGAACGAGCCGTACACCACCAGGGCGGGCCGCGGCGTCGAGTGGCGCACGCTGGTGCTCCCGCTGCAGCGCACCACCGGCACCGACGCCGCCGCGCCCCGGTACGTGCAGGTCGCGGTGCCGCTGGAGGAGGTCGAGTCGACCATCTCGCACCTGCGCACCACCTTCTTCACCATCGGCGCCGCGGTCCTGGTCGGCATCGCCGGACTGGGCGCGATCGCGGTGCGGGCCGGGCTGCGGCCGCTGCGCCAGCTGGAGGCGGGCGCGCAGCGGATCGCCGACGGCGACCTGTCGCACCGGATGCCCGAGCTGCCCGCCCGCACCGAGGCGGGCCGGCTGTCGGCGGCGCTGAACGGGATGCTGGCGCACATCGAGAAGGCGTTCGCCGACCGGGCCGCCTCCGAGCAGCGGATGCGCCGCTTCGTCGCCGACGCCTCGCACGAACTGCGCACCCCGCTGGCCGGCATCCGCGGCTTCGCCGAACTGCACCGGATGGGCGCGCTGCAGGACGTGGACCGGGCGATGGACCGGATCGAGTCGGAGGCGGTCCGGATGGGCGGCCTGGTCGAGGACCTGCTGACGCTGGCCCGGCTGGACGAGGAGCGTCCGCTCAACCTGGCGCCGATGGACCTGCGCACGCTGGCCGCGGACGCGCTGCACGACCTGACCGCGCTGGACCCGGGGCGCCCGGTGGCGCTGACCGGCCCGAACGGCGAGGGCGCCCCGCAGCCGGCGCCGGTGCTGGGTGACGAGGCCAGGCTGCGCCAGGTGGTGACCAACCTGGTGGGCAACGCGGTCAAGCACACCCCGCCGGGCACCGCGGTGCGGATCGGCGTGGGCCGGGCGGACGGCGGCTGCCTGCTGGAGGTCGCCGACCACGGTCCCGGTCTGACGGAGGACCAGGCGGCACTGGTGTTCGAGCGCTTCTACCGGGCGGACGCCTCGCGCAGCCGGCGGGCCGGCGGGGGCGGGGGAGCGGGCCTGGGCCTGGCGATCGCCACCGCACTGGTGTCGGCGCACGGCGGCGAGCTGACCCTGCACACCGCGCCCGGCGAGGGCGCCGCGTTCCGGATGTCGCTGCCCCGCCAGCGCTGA
- the cydB gene encoding cytochrome d ubiquinol oxidase subunit II yields MHLQDLWFILIAILWIGYFFLEGFDFGIGILTRLLARNTAERRVLINTIGPVWDGNEVWLLTAGGATFAAFPDWYATLFSGFFIPLLLILVCLIVRGVSFEYRHQRSGERWQRNWETAIFWTSLLPAFLWGVAFGNIVHGVDIDQDKNYVGTLWDLLNPYALLGGLTTLVLFTFHGAVFAALKTSGDIRVRARAQATALGLATAVLAVVFLAWTQAHSGNGWSLAALVVAVVALLGALAANRLAREGWAFGLSGLTIVAAVGMLFLSLFPDVMPSTLNEAWSLTVDNSSSSPYTLKVMTVVALIFTPLVLLYQGWTYWVFRRRIGVQHIPATAHH; encoded by the coding sequence ATGCACCTCCAAGACCTCTGGTTCATCCTGATCGCCATCCTGTGGATCGGCTACTTCTTCCTGGAAGGCTTCGACTTCGGCATCGGCATCCTCACCCGCCTGCTGGCCCGGAACACCGCCGAACGCCGCGTCCTGATCAACACCATCGGCCCGGTCTGGGACGGCAACGAGGTCTGGCTGCTCACCGCCGGCGGCGCCACCTTCGCCGCGTTCCCCGACTGGTACGCCACCCTGTTCAGCGGCTTCTTCATCCCGCTGCTGCTGATCCTGGTCTGCCTGATCGTCCGCGGCGTCTCCTTCGAGTACCGGCACCAGCGCAGCGGCGAGCGCTGGCAGCGCAACTGGGAGACCGCCATCTTCTGGACCTCGCTGCTGCCCGCCTTCCTGTGGGGCGTCGCCTTCGGCAACATCGTGCACGGCGTCGACATCGACCAGGACAAGAACTACGTCGGCACCCTCTGGGACCTGCTCAACCCGTACGCCCTGCTCGGCGGACTCACCACCCTGGTGCTGTTCACCTTCCACGGCGCGGTGTTCGCCGCCCTCAAGACCAGCGGCGACATCCGGGTCCGGGCCCGCGCCCAGGCCACCGCGCTCGGCCTGGCCACCGCCGTGCTCGCCGTGGTGTTCCTGGCCTGGACGCAGGCGCACTCCGGCAACGGCTGGAGCCTCGCCGCCCTGGTGGTCGCCGTCGTGGCCCTGCTCGGCGCGCTCGCCGCCAACCGACTGGCCCGCGAGGGCTGGGCGTTCGGCCTCTCCGGCCTGACCATCGTCGCCGCCGTCGGCATGCTCTTCCTGTCGCTGTTCCCCGACGTGATGCCCTCGACCCTGAACGAGGCCTGGTCGCTGACCGTCGACAACTCCTCCTCCTCGCCGTACACGCTCAAGGTGATGACCGTCGTGGCGCTGATCTTCACCCCGCTCGTGCTCCTCTACCAGGGCTGGACCTACTGGGTGTTCCGCCGCCGCATCGGCGTCCAGCACATCCCGGCCACCGCCCACCACTGA